In Ailuropoda melanoleuca isolate Jingjing chromosome 7, ASM200744v2, whole genome shotgun sequence, one genomic interval encodes:
- the LOC100472171 gene encoding cyclin-dependent kinase inhibitor 2A isoform X1, producing MEPSADRLATAAARGRADEVRALLAAGVPPNARNRQGRSPIQVMMMGSTRVAELLLLHGADPNCADPTTLTRPAHDAAREGFLDTLVVLHRAGARLDVRDAWGRLPVDLAEERGHRAVAGYLRAAAGGTEAGSHASMEGAEGPADSPDLKND from the exons ATGGAGCCCTCCGCAGACCGGCTGGCCACGGCCGCGGCCCGGGGTCGGGCCGACGAGGTGCGGGCGCTGCTCGCGGCTGGGGTGCCGCCCAACGCGCGGAACCGCCAGGGCCGGAGCCCGATTCAG GTCATGATGATGGGCAGTACCCGCGTGGCCGAGCTGCTGCTGCTCCATGGCGCAGACCCCAACTGCGCCGACCCCACCACCCTCACCCGACCTGCGCACGACGCGGCCCGGGAGGGCTTCCTGGACACGCTCGTGGTGCTGCACCGCGCCGGGGCGCGTCTGGACGTGCGCGATGCCTGGGGCCGCCTGCCCGTGGACCTGGCTGAGGAGCGGGGCCACCGCGCTGTCGCCGGGTACCTGCGCGCAGCCGCGGGGGGCACTGAAGCTGGTAGCCACGCCAGCATGGAAGGTGCGGAAGGCCCGGCAG
- the LOC100472171 gene encoding cyclin-dependent kinase inhibitor 2A isoform X3, which translates to MMMGSTRVAELLLLHGADPNCADPTTLTRPAHDAAREGFLDTLVVLHRAGARLDVRDAWGRLPVDLAEERGHRAVAGYLRAAAGGTEAGSHASMEGAEGPADSPDLKND; encoded by the coding sequence ATGATGATGGGCAGTACCCGCGTGGCCGAGCTGCTGCTGCTCCATGGCGCAGACCCCAACTGCGCCGACCCCACCACCCTCACCCGACCTGCGCACGACGCGGCCCGGGAGGGCTTCCTGGACACGCTCGTGGTGCTGCACCGCGCCGGGGCGCGTCTGGACGTGCGCGATGCCTGGGGCCGCCTGCCCGTGGACCTGGCTGAGGAGCGGGGCCACCGCGCTGTCGCCGGGTACCTGCGCGCAGCCGCGGGGGGCACTGAAGCTGGTAGCCACGCCAGCATGGAAGGTGCGGAAGGCCCGGCAG
- the LOC100472171 gene encoding cyclin-dependent kinase inhibitor 2A isoform X2, whose product MEPSADRLATAAARGRADEVRALLAAGVPPNARNRQGRSPIQVMMMGSTRVAELLLLHGADPNCADPTTLTRPAHDAAREGFLDTLVVLHRAGARLDVRDAWGRLPVDLAEERGHRAVAGYLRAAAGGTEAGSHASMEDSPDLKND is encoded by the exons ATGGAGCCCTCCGCAGACCGGCTGGCCACGGCCGCGGCCCGGGGTCGGGCCGACGAGGTGCGGGCGCTGCTCGCGGCTGGGGTGCCGCCCAACGCGCGGAACCGCCAGGGCCGGAGCCCGATTCAG GTCATGATGATGGGCAGTACCCGCGTGGCCGAGCTGCTGCTGCTCCATGGCGCAGACCCCAACTGCGCCGACCCCACCACCCTCACCCGACCTGCGCACGACGCGGCCCGGGAGGGCTTCCTGGACACGCTCGTGGTGCTGCACCGCGCCGGGGCGCGTCTGGACGTGCGCGATGCCTGGGGCCGCCTGCCCGTGGACCTGGCTGAGGAGCGGGGCCACCGCGCTGTCGCCGGGTACCTGCGCGCAGCCGCGGGGGGCACTGAAGCTGGTAGCCACGCCAGCATGGAAG